Sequence from the Balearica regulorum gibbericeps isolate bBalReg1 chromosome 15, bBalReg1.pri, whole genome shotgun sequence genome:
CTGTGACATCAAGCATAAAACCTTGGGGGTATATACAGTGGGAAAATTAGTGACCTTTTTTACAGCAGAAGTATCACTTACTCTTTGGCCATGCAGTAAGCTGTAACATAAACTACTCCCTTGAAGGCAATGGCTTAGCAAGGAGATTAGGGCTATGCATTGGTATCAGAATCCAGTTCCAGGATGAGCTAGGTCTCGTAGATAGCTTTAGCTTAGGTTTCATTCACAGGTTTAATTTCAGTATATTAGAACACAGGTCCATGCTGCTAAACTGCATAATTGATGTTGGCATAAAAGTAAAGAGCATGAATGTAGGCTTTAGCCTACTAGATTGGACATGTGGTTCATTTAAATCAGATAACTTGTCTCTACTAACAGGTGGTGTAAGACACAGGAGATGGAAGCACAGATTTCAGTGCACTGAGCAAATAACATGCTCAGAGAGAAAACTTACTCTGCGTCTCCAGAAGGTAGACTGGCTTACGTCCATCTGGGATAATACATAGTAACTGGTCTCTGGCATGTAGATACTGTGGTAGTGGCTGTTCTAGAGAAATCTAAGAGATTTTATTACAATCAGAAGAATGCAGAGAGATATCCCAGCCCTGAGGAGCTTTCACTCTAAATAAACTTTGTACAAGAGAGTGAATCTAGAGCAAAACGTGGGACCAGCATCTCTGAACCCAAGTTTGTTACATGACAGCTAACAAGATCCAACACCAAGTGTTCTGCTGGGATGTTCAGATTAGCAGTTAAATGCTTAACATTGGGTACTGATGTGAACTTTTGAAAATCTAAATAAAGGGATAAAGAAATCTGGTGAAGATACCTCTGTATGGGATTTGGTTTACTGGTGGTCTAAGACAGGGTTAAGACAAAAGAATTTCCCTAGTTTTCAAGCCTCTGCTAATTTTCTTGATGGTGAAATGATCTGTTTCCTTTTATCTTGTGTCTCTAGGAAGACcgttcagaaaagaaaactcatggatcTCACAAGCAGTGTCATCATCCCACTGCTCTTTGGCAGCTTGGGGATCTTTGCCCTTTTTCGGCTACTGCAGTGGATGCGGATGCGAGCTTATCTCCAGGAAGCAGTGGTCGTGATCACGGGGGCTACCTCTGGCCTGGGAAAAGGTAGGTACCAGAAGGCAGGCACCGAAAGCAGGACAAGCAGAGGGTTGTGGAAGGGGCACCTGTTGGAATAAAGCAGAAAGTTCCCGTTACTCTGAATTTTGGGAGACATAGCTTGCACAGTCATACCAGTTATAACTACAGCCAGCGCAAATTTTGATGCAAGAAAGTCTCAAAATTTGGTGAGGAAAATTTTAATCGTGCTGTATAAACTGGAGCTTGTCAAAGTAAGGAACAAGTTATACTGTTCTTGTGCTGTCAGGGgtcttttctttaaatcctgAAAAAGCCAGGAAGTCAAATTGTTTCTCTAAAACTTCCCAGAACTGGTGTTCTGCATTCATGTTTGTTGCATTTCCAGATACCCTGCCATACCTTCCACTCCTACTCCCTGCCCCCCAAGTTAaggtactttttttcttttggtacaAATCCCTCCATTCTAAATTCACACTCTTGGCAACATTAAGAccagtgaggttttttttttttcctaaatagaaacacagtatttttttccaaataacatttattttttgtgtgagtAGGTATTTTCTCTTAATTCTCCTTTCTTGAAGACAAGGTGCTCTCTGCTATCAAGGCCTTTCATTAGGATGAGTACATTTATAGAATAAAGCTTACATTGATGCTGTCTTTGCATGTGAGTTTGTCCTTCAGGATAGGGGTGTTCAGTAACTGAATGGCCATAGATTTCCACTGTCATACAGTGAAGTTTCCTCCCTTATTGACTCATTGGCAAGATCTTATACTATTCCCCTCACTCCCAGTTATTAATGTACTAGACTACCTCTATAATTACTGTGTGTTCTTAGACACCTTTTGTCCCTGTCATCTCTTGCACAAATAAGCAATTTGTCTCACTGGATCACAGAGGGGTAGGGCAGAAGAACGTGCAATTGCCTCAGCAGCTGGTAGCACGGAAAGGAGGACAAGAGCATGGTATCCCTTGGCATCCCTTCTTCAGCCCTTCCTTGACGAAGAGGATCACCTTGATGGAGCCATTAGTTCCAAGGCTTCCAAAACCTTTGGAGGTGTTCACCAGAACTGGAACTCCTACGATCAGGCCCCACTGCATTAGATGACATACATGAGGTAACTGTAGTCCCTCTTAAGAAGGGCATATAGTCAAAAATTAAGAGGCACAGGCAAATTCGACCAGCTGATGTGGGAGGATAGGTAAACAGCACAATAACTGCATAACCAGCACAGTAACTGTGAACACACCAGCTGCCTCACTGCTGTCATGTGTCTGtcaaagtcacagaaaaatggCACCTTGCTGTGACTTCACTGTAAATCAGCCTATCGCTCCAGAGTAATAAAGCTACCTTAGATCCTCACTAGCTAAAAGCAGTTTTAGCCTATCACCAGGTATGATGTGGGTCTGCTGTTTGTCTCTGACATTCAAATGTctacttttctctcttccttgctTCCTCCAAAGAATGTGCAAAAGCTTTCCATGCAGCTGGCTCCAAGCTGGTGCTCTGTGGCAGAGACAGTGAGAAACTCAAAGACCTGGTGCAGCAGCTTTCTACCATGACCAATCACCGAAAGAACGTAAGTGTGGAAGGAGGGGCTCGTTGTCTCGTGTGGCTGGGATTTCTGTTCATGTTGTTACAGAAGTTACAGAATTGCTTGTGGCCTGTTCTGTTGAGCAATAGGAAAAATGCAACTCTGTGGTTAGGTATAGATACTGCTGTAGGAGCTGACATGTCATATCTtgtaaaaaaacctacaaaaataAGTCAGCTGAAAGACTCCCTGCCTTGTAATGGAAGTGAAAGCATATCAGAGTGCAGAGTGCCCAGACCCCTTGCATCTGTATGTCATCTACTGAATCTGGAAAAGTGACTTTCCTTCtgttggcttttatttttcacgTCTAGTTCTGCTGACAGGGGCTAAGAAAGGTATTGCTGGCTTCTGAAGAAGACACATGGGTTAAGTTTTTTACTATTTCAGATGCATTTTCCTTAATAAGACAATAGCAAACTTTAGTACTTGAGGAAGATCTCACTTGCCCCTTTCCTAGGCTCTGGTATAAGGAACAGGCTACAGGAACAGTAGAGCACAACCTGCTCCTGTTGTGTGTTCCAACCAAATGGAACTGCTACACTCTAACTGCACAAGGTTTGGATGGCCTTGCTTctgtgctgccagggctgggaaaTCCCATCATAAGCGTGAACATTCAGCACATTCAGCACACCCTGAACTGGTCTTTTGCCAACTTTTGTTTATTCACAGACACACAAACCTCACACTGTGGTATTTGACCTCTCGGACACTAAAACTGTCCTAAATGCTGCTGAAGAGATCCTGAAGTACTTGGGTCACGTGGACATACTGATCAACAATGCAGGCATTAGCTTCCGCGGCACAATTGTGGACACAGGACTGGATGTGGACAAGAAAGTgatggaaacaaattattttggtCCTATAGCCCTCACCAAAGGTACCCGTGATCCGGATTAGGGGGGGACAATGGCCAATACCTTCTGCAGGCCAACACAACTAAGCACAGCTTAACTTCTGTTTGTAATTGTATTTGGTGCAGTACAGTATAAGAGGGGAGGAAAGTTTCATTTTATGGGCAGGCCTCAAGTTGATGCTTGGGCATGATGGTGTGGGGAGTACCTGATTAGAGATACCACCTTGATAGAACACCTCCTGACTGTAGTCTGACGGGAACTTATGAAGAGAGATACGGTTAGCCTGTCTGCTCTGATAAAACCCTAGAGAACACAGTATGGGCTCTAGGTGAAGCTGTAGCTTCCTACAAAGCTTCTTTGGTTACAGAAAGTTCAGCTGGGAGGGTGTCAGCTGCAGGAACTGGAAAGATATACTGGTGGCAGAAAAGAGCAAATCCCACTGACTGTGGGACATCACAGCAACTGCACCAGCCTTTGTGCAGCCTGGTGAGCACAAGGAATCTCCCGACAGGTGAATGTCCCAGATTGCAGCTTCAGGCAGAGGCATCCCGAGCACTATCCCTTGCCCAACCCCTACACTGAACAAGGATCTTGTAATTCAGTGAGGAGTCTCTGAAAGCATCAATTCTTGACAGCAGTAATGGCAGGACTGTTATTCTGAATggctcttttctgtcttttgctaGCACTTCTCCCTTCCATGATCAAGAGGAGACAAGGCCACATTGTGGCCATCAGCAGCGTTCAAGGCAAAATAAGCATTCCTTTCAGATCAGCATGTAAGTACCTCCACAGAAGATGGGGAAGACGTATTTGGGGCACCAGACCGAATGAATACTTGGCTACTGCTTCCACATTAGCTCTCCGTAGAGCTGGCTGCATGCAGGCAAGGCAGAGCTGTGCATCATTCCTGCTGTGGTCTCAAATCACTGACAGCTGTTAAGGAAGGCACTCTCAAATACAAAATCTTAGCCTTGTCCTAAGGTTGTTAAGGGATGGGGAAACAGAAGATGCTTTCAGTGTCTTGAAAATAGATTGATATTCCTATCTTATCACTTGTGAGTCCCTATAAACTTTCTGATTAATTCCAtgattttattgcattttatcCATGCTGTTTGCCTGGTTAATCTCCCATAAGAAAGtagaaactttttgttttaataagttTTGAAGTGCCATAGTACAAACAATGCCAAAATAACAGCCTGAACGGTGATCTTGATCTGGCAAACTCTTCATGCTAAATCAGTTATGAGAAGTAGTAATATTGGTGAGATTACTGGAAAAAGCCTTACAAAAGGTAGAAGAACTAAAAGGAGACTGTTTGGTATACAAACATCTgtaaatcactgaaaataaacattaaaatggaaaactacAGTGGGGATGGCATGAGTGGTAGGGCATGCTGCTGAGTGAAGGAGAGCCTGGAACGTCTGCACCGTCTGGTCTTGCAGATGACGTGGGTATGATTGCACCAAGAACTGTGTTCTGAGGAGCTGCCAGAGCACTTGCACCATGACCGGAGCTGCGTGGGTCTGGCAGTGCAGAGCTCGGCTCTTGCGTAGGTCCTCAGACAGGGCACGGAGCCTGCgctcagctctgtgctgctgctgtcagccaTGCAGCCATGTTGACGTGATGGCAGTCACGGTGGTAGTGACCAAGCACACACGGAAAGGGAGTGAGCAAAAGGAGTTGCTCAGCCATTTAACAGGGGGAAATCCTGCCCCAGGCCACACTTCTCTACTCCTGTCTGCTCATGTGATCAGGTTTTGACTTGTGTGCAGCCAAGCTCTGAACCTGCTCTGCAAGTCCATAGCGCTCAGCGCATGTAGGGCAGCCGGGCGCTCAGCAACGAATGTCAGCTCTGCCCTCCTGTACTGGCATCGCAttgccccagccccagcctgccttATCAAATGCTTCCCCAGCCAGGCTTCGCGTCTCCTTTATCACAAGTGGGAGGCAGCTTGGGTTCACTCCATAGTCCTTTGGCATGGCTGTGATATTAAGCTCAGGATCCTAGCCAGTTTCTAACTTGAGTATTTACATTTTGCCTTCCTAAATTGCCTCTCACTCCCACTACCTGTTGCTGccattcagtaaaaaaaaacctctagaAGTTAGAGAACAGCTGCTGTGTTCTTGCTGAGAAGTGGCTGCATTGCAGTGAAAAACCCATTCAGGAGAAAGAATCTTCCTTCAGCCTTGCTCCTTCTCCTTTGTGCATagtccttttcctgtttttcagatgCTGCCTCTAAGCACGCTACCCAGGCTTTCTTTGATTGTCTACGAGCAGAGGTGGAACAGTATGACATTGATGTGACAGTGGTAAGCCCCGGATACATTCAGACAAACCTCTCTCTCAATGCTGTAACAGCAGATGGATCTCGCTATGGAGGTGAGATATGATTTTGTGCCCTATATCTAAAGCATCTCCGCATCACTGAGTTACTGCAAAGTGTGCCTGCAACATGCGGCCTCTGGTGGGGACACAGGTTAGCCCTGAAGTATAAAAGACAACTTTGCAGAGTAGGAACTGTAACACCCCAAAATTAACCTTCCTAAACAGCAACTACTGACTTCTAGCCCAACCATGAATTATACCTGCCTGTGCTTCCTGGTGTAAAAACCAAAACCGTACAAGCAGCTATGTGCAGTTAGAACTATGCATTCCTAGGAAGGGTGCTTAAGTGTGGGCTTACCTGCTGGTGTTGGTGCTTACTTGGCTTTCCTTTGGCAGTTATGGACAAGAATACCGCTGAAGGACAGACAGCCGCAGAGGTTGCTCAGGTGGTTCTCAACGCAGTGGGacagaagaagaaggaagtaCTTGTGGCCGGCCTAACACCCTCCCTGGCTGTCTACCTGCGAAACCTCTTCCCCAGGCTCTTCTTCACCTTAATGGCAACTAGAgcaaaaaaggagagaaaagcaaaggactCTTAGAGCTCAGCTCATTTGAGCAGTAACTGTAGGGAGAGGCCAACCCCCTGCAGTTTGGCTGGGACATCAGCAGAGGTGCTCCTGCAGGAAAAACCTTTCTCAAAATGCTGCAATTTACCATTGCATGGAGAGTGGGAAGCAGTTTCCCCCACCTTGGGGCAGGCCCGCTTGCTGGAAGACAGCACCTAAACCTCACCTGAAGAAGGGTGCTTGGACAAAGGGGAGAGCTGAGGCTGCAGGAGAGGGTAACTCAAGGGAACACACTTTGCAGTAGGGGAGGCCCATGTGCGGGAAGACTGCACCTCACCTCACTCCAGGCAGGCTCAGCTTTACTGGCCCACTACAAATAAAACCCCTGGTTTGCCTTCACACGAGCAGCTCTTAGCTTTCCCCACCCCGTGGCCTCTGTGAAATGATCCTCAGCTGGGAGTCCTCCTTATCAGCATCTCCTTCCCACCCGTTCCAATCTTATCTAGAACACGTTACTTGAAGTGGAAAACTTCACAGAGCCTCTGCTTGTTAACATGCCAAATCATATTAAGTCCACTGCCACTTTTAAAGAAGTGACTGATGTAAAACATAAGTTTTATTTGGCAATTGTTTTACCTGTCTGAATAATGCCTTACTGATGTACATTTAACTCTGTGCTACCTGACAGTACAGTATTAACCCCAGCACCAGTTAACACAGGGGAAGCACTGAACAGATAAAAAATAGCACAGCAAGGTGTACTGTTGCGTGTAAATAGTGTGCAGCTAATGGCAGCACACCTGGTCCACCTGCAGGCCTAGAGCACAGAGCAGGTGTGATTCTTCAGAAGCCAGGCACTGCCTTCTGGCAAAGCAGAGGAGAGTCTGTGTGCATACGGTGGACAGCATAGGAGACAGAACCTTAGTTCTCATCTGTTTTAAAGCAATCACAGATGCTAATTAGGATCCAGAGGAGGAACGATACCCGCCTGTTCAGATATCACCGGCTCCAGGGAGTCTGACAGCCTGAGGGAGTGCCATATTGCATTCCTCACCCCTTCTCCTCATGTGAGGGATACCTGCACCACTAGGAAAAAAGAATCGCTGCACAGAGATAGTTCAGTAAGgacagaaataatcttttttaacTTACAATTGAAATAGAGCCTAC
This genomic interval carries:
- the DHRS7B gene encoding dehydrogenase/reductase SDR family member 7B isoform X2, whose protein sequence is MLKTVQKRKLMDLTSSVIIPLLFGSLGIFALFRLLQWMRMRAYLQEAVVVITGATSGLGKECAKAFHAAGSKLVLCGRDSEKLKDLVQQLSTMTNHRKNTHKPHTVVFDLSDTKTVLNAAEEILKYLGHVDILINNAGISFRGTIVDTGLDVDKKVMETNYFGPIALTKALLPSMIKRRQGHIVAISSVQGKISIPFRSAYAASKHATQAFFDCLRAEVEQYDIDVTVVSPGYIQTNLSLNAVTADGSRYGVMDKNTAEGQTAAEVAQVVLNAVGQKKKEVLVAGLTPSLAVYLRNLFPRLFFTLMATRAKKERKAKDS
- the DHRS7B gene encoding dehydrogenase/reductase SDR family member 7B isoform X1, translated to MRPALPAVAMVTAVARKTVQKRKLMDLTSSVIIPLLFGSLGIFALFRLLQWMRMRAYLQEAVVVITGATSGLGKECAKAFHAAGSKLVLCGRDSEKLKDLVQQLSTMTNHRKNTHKPHTVVFDLSDTKTVLNAAEEILKYLGHVDILINNAGISFRGTIVDTGLDVDKKVMETNYFGPIALTKALLPSMIKRRQGHIVAISSVQGKISIPFRSAYAASKHATQAFFDCLRAEVEQYDIDVTVVSPGYIQTNLSLNAVTADGSRYGVMDKNTAEGQTAAEVAQVVLNAVGQKKKEVLVAGLTPSLAVYLRNLFPRLFFTLMATRAKKERKAKDS